A genome region from Paramisgurnus dabryanus chromosome 12, PD_genome_1.1, whole genome shotgun sequence includes the following:
- the LOC135750080 gene encoding cholesterol 24-hydroxylase-like: MTLLHEITGWLTSLMFYVLCVALIAFVAYCLYVRHVHQKYDHIPGPPRDSFFLGHTPTFIKAMKSDGIVHDVFLNWAEEYGPVYRLNSFHFVVIVIYCPEATKTILMSPKYPKDPFVYKRLFNLFGKRFLGNGLVTAADHDVWYRQRRIMDPAFSSSYLRGLLGTFNEMSERLMDKLEENADGKTPVVMHDLVNCVTLDVITKVAFGVDLNLLKYTDSPFQNAIELCLKGMVYYLRDPFYRLNPKNWKTVQQIKDAAELLRRTGEKWIQDRKTAVENGEDVPKDILSQILKTAEEEKANNSEDHELMLDNFVTFFIAGQETTANQLSFAIMELGRHPEIYKRAKAEVDEVLGTKREIINEDLGKLCYLSQVLKETLRLYPTAPGTSRWLPEDMIINGFKIPGGCAALFSSYVSGRMEKFFKDPMTFDPERFHVNAPKPYYCYYPFALGPRSCLGQVFSQMEAKVVLAKLLQRFEFSLVPGQSFDIKDTGTLRPLSGVICNIKHCTQDMF; encoded by the exons ATGACGCTTCTTCATGAGATCACAGGATGGCTCACATCTCTTATGTTTTACGTGCTCTGTGTTGCTTTAATCGCATTTGTTGCATATTGTCTGTATGTTAGACATGTTCATCAGAAATATGATCATATACCTGGACCTCCAAGGGATAG TTTTTTCCTAGGGCATACGCCAACTTTTATCAAAGCAATGAAATCGGACGGGATAGTACACGATGTATTTCTGAACTG GGCAGAAGAATATGGTCCTGTGTATAGACTTAACAGCTTTCACTTTGTTGTGATCGTGATTTATTGCCCAGAGGCTACAAAG ACAATCCTGATGTCACCTAAGTATCCCAAGGATCCCTTTGTCTACAAACGCCTCTTTAACTTGTTTGGGAAAAG GTTCTTGGGAAATGGTCTAGTGACGGCTGCAGATCATGATGTCTGGTACAGGCAGCGCCGCATCATGGATCCGGCCTTCAGCAGCTC ATACCTGCGAGGTCTGTTGGGCACATTTAATGAGATGTCAGAACGCCTCATGGACAAACTGGAGGAAAACGCTGATGGGAAAACTCCTGTTGTCATGCATGATCTGGTCAACTGTGTCACACTCGATGTCATTACAAAG GTGGCTTTTGGTGTTGATTTGAATTTGTTGAAGTACACTGACTCCCCCTTCCAGAATGCAATAGAGCTGTGTTTAAAGGGCATGGTGTATTATCTCAGGGATCCTTTTTATAGG CTCAACCCTAAGAACTGGAAGACGGTACAACAGATTAAAGATGCAGCTGAACTCTTACGTAGGACCGGAGAGAAATGGATACAAGACAGGAAGACAGCAGTGGAAAATGGTGAAGATGTTCCCAAAGACATTCTCTCTCAAATCCTCAAGACAGCAG AGGAGGAAAAAGCTAACAATTCAGAAGATCATGAGCTAATGCTGGACAATTTTGTCACTTTCTTTATCGCAG GCCAAGAGACAACAGCCAATCAACTCTCATTTGCAATCATGGAATTAGGGCGACACCCTGAGATATACAAACG GGCTAAAGCAGAAGTGGACGAAGTCCTCGGGACAAAAAGGGAAATTATAAATGAAGACCTTGGAAAACTCTGTTACTTGTCTCAG GTGTTGAAGGAAACCCTGCGACTGTATCCCACTGCTCCAGGAACATCTCGCTGGCTGCCTGAGGATATGATTATTAATGGATTTAAAATCCCAGGAGGATGTGCTGCTCTT TTCAGTTCTTATGTCTCTGGAAGAATGGAAAAGTTTTTTAAAGATCCAATGACGTTTGATCCTGAGAGATTTCATGTAAATGCCCCAAA GCCTTATTACTGCTATTACCCGTTTGCACTGGGACCACGATCCTGTCTAGGGCAGGTTTTCTCACAG ATGGAGGCAAAAGTGGTGCTTGCTAAACTTCTTCAGAGATTTGAGTTCAGTCTGGTTCCTGGACAGTCTTTTGACATTAAAGACACGGGAACACTGCGGCCCCTAAGTGGAGTTATTTGCAACATTAAACACTGTACACAGGACATGTTCTAG